AAATTTATGCACATATTTTACCTAGACATCCAATCTTGCATATGCTAGCATAACCTTGTAAAAGTCAAAAGATAGAAATATTGCATGAATAATATGCTCCTAAATCACAAGTTTCAGTTTATATCATTCTGCCATGTGTTTCATAAGGAGAAGGCTGGTGGAAAGATTAACATAAATGATGATACACATATAATGCATATAACTAAAGGCAAAGGAACTGTTACCATAAAAGAACAAAAATTTAATTTTCAGAGAGGCTCTATAATAGCTGTTTCGCCTTTTATCAAATTTACATTAAATATTTTGCCGAATTTTGAAATGCTAAATATTCACTACAAACTATGGCTCTCTGACGATAGTCCTTTAGATGAACATACCGTGCTTCCTTACGTTTTCAGTCCTAAGGATTTTATTTATATTGAAAAAATATTGAGAAAAATGGATTCTCTATCAAAGGTTACATCTCTGGATAAGTTAAAAATCGCCTCTCTTGCCCATAATTTAGTTCTGCACCATATGATATCCAATGAACTTATTCCAAGAGTTACTCCAGCGATAGACCCCAGAATTAGTAA
The window above is part of the bacterium genome. Proteins encoded here:
- a CDS encoding AraC family transcriptional regulator — its product is MNNMLLNHKFQFISFCHVFHKEKAGGKININDDTHIMHITKGKGTVTIKEQKFNFQRGSIIAVSPFIKFTLNILPNFEMLNIHYKLWLSDDSPLDEHTVLPYVFSPKDFIYIEKILRKMDSLSKVTSLDKLKIASLAHNLVLHHMISNELIPRVTPAIDPRISKAYKKLMSKDCIRYNAGEAAELCCLSVSQMNRKFRRFFGQSPQKLWEKRRFSRVCATLTKTDKPLSILAEEFGFDDHAYFCRWFKKISGYSPLRYRKNSIELNHLF